Proteins found in one Bacteroidales bacterium WCE2008 genomic segment:
- a CDS encoding Outer membrane protein beta-barrel domain-containing protein has protein sequence MMQDTNRDFDLYMRSIMGNAQEEVPSRVWNRVSARLDAKAAPAFAWWQKAAVAVAAAAAIVAGVVYLGTTRDNSTQPHINTIAVVETPRTEEQKPAALLADIPTTRQERVTVKDVTPSTVAVPAAEAEETIPAAHNPETKIEEPVAPVTDPFENLPSEEKTRSRKSGISVTAGASVGSNGNPKEGTFGMKRTSALPGAPRKELREVGKSSTFALPVTAGISVRFDLGYNWAIGTGLNWTMLERNFNGTYSTFKADGTLDNEINGDIKHTLHYIGLPVNVFYNILSGESTRFYAFAGGTFEKAVSNRYRIPASTGNLIYKENVNGIQFSAAAGFGVEFLLKKNFGLYFDPSIRYYFDCKQPTSIRTQQPLMLNLELGLRFDF, from the coding sequence ATGATGCAAGACACGAATAGAGATTTCGACCTTTACATGAGGTCAATCATGGGAAACGCGCAGGAAGAAGTTCCTTCCCGCGTGTGGAATCGCGTGTCTGCCCGTCTTGATGCAAAAGCAGCCCCGGCATTTGCCTGGTGGCAGAAAGCCGCAGTAGCAGTAGCCGCTGCAGCCGCCATCGTCGCCGGAGTTGTCTATCTCGGTACTACACGTGACAATTCTACCCAACCTCATATAAATACGATCGCCGTCGTCGAGACTCCTCGGACTGAGGAGCAGAAGCCAGCAGCGTTGCTGGCAGACATTCCGACGACAAGGCAGGAAAGAGTCACCGTGAAGGATGTGACTCCTTCTACAGTTGCAGTTCCCGCTGCTGAAGCGGAAGAGACAATACCTGCAGCACATAACCCTGAAACAAAAATTGAAGAACCAGTGGCTCCGGTGACAGATCCGTTCGAGAATCTGCCTTCAGAAGAAAAGACCAGGAGCCGCAAATCCGGAATTTCTGTTACTGCCGGTGCAAGTGTCGGCAGTAATGGGAATCCGAAGGAAGGGACCTTCGGAATGAAACGGACCTCAGCCCTTCCGGGAGCTCCGCGCAAGGAGCTCAGGGAAGTTGGCAAGAGTTCGACCTTCGCTCTCCCGGTGACAGCCGGAATAAGCGTAAGGTTCGACCTCGGGTACAACTGGGCCATCGGCACAGGCCTGAACTGGACTATGCTTGAAAGAAACTTCAACGGCACCTATTCAACCTTCAAAGCTGACGGTACCCTTGACAACGAAATCAATGGAGACATAAAGCACACCCTGCACTATATCGGTCTGCCTGTCAATGTCTTCTACAACATCCTCAGCGGCGAAAGCACCCGGTTCTATGCATTCGCCGGAGGAACATTCGAAAAAGCGGTTTCCAACAGATACAGGATCCCTGCCTCCACCGGAAACCTTATCTACAAGGAAAATGTCAATGGAATTCAGTTCTCGGCCGCTGCCGGTTTTGGAGTAGAATTCCTGCTGAAGAAGAACTTCGGACTGTACTTCGACCCTAGCATACGCTATTACTTTGATTGCAAACAGCCGACAAGTATCCGTACCCAGCAGCCTCTGATGCTGAATCTGGAGCTTGGACTGAGGTTCGACTTCTAA
- a CDS encoding RNA polymerase sigma-70 factor, ECF subfamily: MQRFGWNLHLVNRETQTDKSGNDPGLELVNACRNGDRKAQKKLYDALAPKMFAVCLRYMGNRNAAEDILQDGFVTLFTKLDSYSGEGSFEGWARKIFVNTALMELRKNDALKMSDDLENARDLSSGTTTQLENLGYRELLGLISGLPAGFRTVFNMYVIEGYSHKEIAENLGITEGTSRSQLQRARTLLQDKIKKKT; this comes from the coding sequence ATGCAACGTTTCGGCTGGAACTTGCATCTTGTCAATCGGGAAACCCAGACGGATAAATCCGGAAACGACCCCGGACTCGAGCTGGTAAACGCCTGCAGGAACGGCGACAGGAAAGCGCAGAAAAAGCTTTATGACGCCCTGGCTCCAAAGATGTTCGCCGTATGCCTACGATATATGGGCAACAGGAACGCAGCTGAAGATATTCTGCAGGACGGGTTTGTAACCCTGTTTACCAAACTTGACAGTTACTCGGGAGAAGGTTCCTTTGAAGGATGGGCCCGAAAGATCTTTGTCAACACGGCACTCATGGAACTGAGGAAGAACGATGCTCTGAAAATGAGCGACGACCTCGAGAACGCCAGGGATCTCAGCAGCGGCACGACGACGCAGCTTGAGAATCTGGGCTACCGTGAGCTTCTCGGATTGATTTCCGGTCTCCCTGCTGGATTCAGGACAGTCTTCAACATGTATGTGATCGAAGGCTATTCACACAAGGAGATCGCGGAGAATCTGGGAATAACGGAAGGGACCTCGCGCTCGCAGCTGCAGAGAGCCCGGACGCTGTTGCAAGACAAGATTAAAAAAAAGACATGA